From a region of the Thermoleophilia bacterium genome:
- a CDS encoding Rieske 2Fe-2S domain-containing protein, with amino-acid sequence MDESVQYKPLVAISEIAAGQMKAVSFEGQELLVARVGDDFFVSENRCPHMGARLTDGTLEETVVVCPRHGSRFDLRDGRVLQWTNFKGPMSAAGKLFKPPRPLRTFAVKVQGDTLLLGPEKPTPAES; translated from the coding sequence ATGGATGAGTCCGTTCAGTACAAGCCGCTAGTAGCCATTAGTGAGATAGCCGCTGGCCAGATGAAAGCGGTGTCTTTCGAGGGTCAGGAACTCTTGGTAGCGCGCGTTGGTGATGACTTCTTCGTGTCGGAGAATCGCTGTCCGCATATGGGAGCGCGCCTCACAGATGGTACGCTCGAAGAAACCGTAGTTGTTTGTCCTCGCCACGGATCCCGCTTCGATTTGCGCGACGGCCGAGTGTTGCAATGGACCAATTTCAAAGGCCCTATGAGCGCTGCCGGCAAGCTATTCAAACCCCCGCGTCCGCTACGGACCTTTGCAGTGAAAGTGCAAGGAGACACATTGCTACTCGGACCGGAAAAGCCAACGCCAGCCGAATCCTAG
- a CDS encoding DUF6506 family protein produces MSRLSQEHPGSPVLDTRDQFERAIRYLDRKVSKLIRQYGLIAQGDRILVGVSGGKDSLALLHVLALRRRWRPERYELVACHVRQDHPPMPADPAVQVALEPAQDDLEDLLASECETLGVPFLSVAAEPIPAQELLRENVSRCLLCSRRRKKALFEAALAQGCRKVALGHHKNDAAETVLLNLLWQGRVEGIPPCREFFGGIVSIIRPLLLAEETELARICRLRGFPARSCSCAYADQSRRETAAEILALAQQAGARDAANNLLAVSLKMAARGAETPGHQEKGGNMPFNTLFIAHSPDADPALHRATIDTGLYRLTAVVVRDHGQALQVTKEMVEKEQVQSIVLCPGHSHEDVAEIAKTAGENVAVTVARGDSRSMRVALEAMQKAGWFAAQ; encoded by the coding sequence TCAGGCAATACGGCCTGATCGCCCAGGGAGATCGCATCCTGGTGGGAGTCTCCGGAGGGAAGGACAGCCTCGCGCTGCTTCATGTGCTTGCACTCCGGCGCCGTTGGCGCCCGGAGCGATACGAGCTGGTGGCGTGCCATGTGAGGCAAGATCACCCTCCTATGCCCGCTGACCCCGCTGTTCAGGTAGCCCTCGAGCCAGCGCAAGATGACCTCGAAGATCTGCTCGCCAGCGAGTGCGAGACCCTAGGAGTTCCGTTTCTGTCTGTAGCCGCCGAACCTATCCCCGCTCAAGAGCTGCTGCGCGAGAATGTATCGCGTTGTCTCCTGTGTTCCCGCCGGCGAAAGAAGGCCCTGTTTGAGGCTGCCCTCGCTCAGGGGTGCCGTAAAGTAGCCCTAGGTCACCACAAAAACGACGCGGCTGAGACTGTTCTTCTTAACCTGCTGTGGCAAGGGCGTGTCGAAGGAATACCTCCTTGCCGCGAGTTCTTCGGTGGGATAGTGAGCATCATTCGTCCTCTTCTTCTTGCCGAGGAGACTGAGCTTGCTCGGATTTGCCGGCTTCGCGGCTTTCCTGCTCGCTCCTGTTCTTGCGCTTATGCGGACCAATCTCGACGCGAAACAGCCGCCGAGATCCTTGCTTTGGCCCAGCAGGCAGGAGCGCGTGACGCCGCAAATAACCTTCTAGCAGTGTCCCTTAAGATGGCCGCGCGCGGCGCCGAGACGCCAGGCCACCAAGAGAAAGGAGGAAACATGCCATTTAACACTTTGTTTATAGCCCACTCACCCGACGCAGATCCAGCGCTTCACCGAGCCACGATTGACACCGGCCTTTACAGACTGACCGCAGTAGTCGTACGAGATCACGGCCAAGCCCTGCAAGTAACAAAAGAAATGGTGGAAAAAGAGCAAGTGCAGTCAATAGTTCTGTGTCCGGGTCATTCTCACGAGGATGTAGCCGAAATCGCCAAGACCGCCGGCGAGAACGTGGCAGTCACGGTCGCCCGCGGCGACTCGAGAAGCATGCGAGTAGCTTTGGAGGCCATGCAAAAAGCTGGATGGTTCGCTGCCCAGTAA